The following coding sequences are from one Leptospira mayottensis 200901116 window:
- a CDS encoding ComF family protein: MTLWKLLDYFLPVSCEFCGKYDFFSSKIGICKLCHLENSTFLIRAQNSCQVCKEIQTTKECFYCNSRNVFFEELKFLQRRTPFLAKVINRIKLQSVYLLSIYLCLGMKKELKSWKNLNFSGIILTPSQNKRRPFESCDFALKRLQSILPFPLLHPIEKISDEKQAGKSFVDRFIHARLAFRIKKEYKGKLKGNYLLVDDVFTTGASANELARILIQNGAESVRILALIRTEGKGGEIEKDITNV, encoded by the coding sequence GTGACACTCTGGAAACTTTTAGATTATTTTCTTCCGGTCAGTTGCGAATTTTGCGGAAAGTACGACTTCTTTTCTTCCAAAATCGGAATTTGTAAACTTTGTCATTTGGAAAATTCGACTTTTTTAATCCGTGCTCAAAATTCATGCCAGGTTTGTAAGGAAATACAAACAACGAAAGAATGTTTCTATTGCAACTCAAGGAACGTATTCTTTGAAGAATTGAAATTTTTGCAAAGAAGGACTCCTTTTTTGGCAAAGGTAATAAACCGTATTAAGTTGCAGTCCGTTTATTTGCTTTCGATTTATCTTTGTTTGGGCATGAAAAAAGAATTAAAATCCTGGAAGAATCTTAATTTTTCCGGAATTATACTTACGCCTTCCCAAAATAAACGAAGGCCGTTTGAGTCCTGCGATTTCGCTCTGAAACGATTACAGAGCATCCTTCCTTTTCCGTTACTACATCCAATTGAAAAGATAAGCGATGAAAAACAGGCGGGTAAGAGTTTTGTAGATCGTTTTATACACGCAAGACTTGCTTTTCGAATCAAAAAGGAATATAAGGGAAAGTTGAAAGGAAATTATCTCCTGGTCGATGACGTGTTTACCACCGGTGCTTCCGCAAACGAGTTGGCAAGAATTCTCATTCAAAACGGAGCCGAATCTGTTCGAATTTTGGCTTTGATTCGAACAGAAGGGAAAGGAGGTGAAATCGAAAAAGACATTACAAATGTTTAG
- a CDS encoding adenylosuccinate synthase codes for MPASLVVGTQWGDEGKAKVIDFLSKDTDIIVRYQGGANAGHTVVVNGKKYVFHLVPSGVIYDQTVCVIGNGVVLDPLFFIEECDRLQKEGFPVYDKLLLSDACHLLFPYHSQIDSARETTVSQEHKIGTTKKGIGICYADKMMRTGLRVGDLLDNSYESRLKHLVDEKNRELDKLYGMPPVSYKDINDGLKFFLSKVRKSIINTAYYLDTELKKGKRVLLEGAQGTGLDVDFGTYPYVTSSNPTTGGALIGTGISFQHLKHVIGITKAYTTRVGEGPFPTELLGEAGEALRQKGREFGATTGRPRRCGWFDAEMLKHSVRINGITSIALTKIDILSDYDRIPVAIGYKLNGKILDCFPSQGLEKVEVVYEEFPGWKTDISGISEFQKLPEKCKNYISALEKWIGVKINLVSTGPDRKDTIQGDSF; via the coding sequence ATGCCCGCATCGTTAGTAGTAGGAACCCAATGGGGTGATGAAGGAAAAGCCAAAGTCATTGATTTTCTTTCCAAAGACACAGACATCATTGTTCGTTACCAAGGAGGTGCGAACGCGGGACACACGGTCGTCGTTAATGGAAAAAAATACGTATTCCATTTGGTTCCTTCCGGGGTGATCTACGATCAAACCGTTTGTGTAATCGGAAACGGAGTCGTTCTGGATCCTCTTTTTTTCATCGAAGAGTGCGACCGTCTTCAAAAGGAAGGATTTCCAGTCTATGACAAACTTTTGTTAAGCGACGCATGTCATCTTCTTTTTCCATATCATTCTCAGATCGATTCTGCAAGAGAAACTACAGTCAGCCAAGAACACAAAATCGGAACCACAAAAAAAGGGATCGGAATCTGTTACGCGGATAAAATGATGAGAACCGGATTGCGAGTAGGAGATCTTTTGGACAATTCCTACGAATCCCGTTTAAAACATTTGGTCGACGAGAAAAATCGCGAACTCGACAAACTCTACGGAATGCCTCCCGTTTCTTATAAAGATATCAACGATGGTCTAAAATTTTTTCTTTCCAAGGTAAGAAAAAGCATTATAAATACTGCATATTATCTTGATACGGAACTTAAGAAAGGGAAACGGGTCCTTTTAGAAGGTGCCCAAGGAACCGGCTTGGACGTCGACTTCGGAACCTATCCTTACGTCACAAGTTCCAATCCTACGACCGGAGGAGCATTGATCGGAACCGGAATTTCTTTTCAACATTTGAAACACGTTATCGGAATTACAAAAGCCTACACTACGAGAGTTGGAGAGGGACCTTTCCCTACGGAACTTTTAGGAGAAGCAGGAGAAGCTCTCCGTCAAAAAGGTCGGGAATTCGGAGCGACCACAGGACGTCCGAGACGGTGTGGTTGGTTCGACGCAGAGATGTTAAAACATTCAGTTCGTATTAATGGAATTACTTCGATTGCTTTAACAAAGATTGATATTCTTTCCGATTACGATCGGATCCCGGTTGCAATCGGCTATAAACTGAACGGAAAAATTTTAGATTGTTTTCCATCACAAGGTCTGGAAAAAGTAGAAGTCGTTTATGAAGAATTTCCGGGATGGAAAACGGACATTTCCGGCATTTCCGAATTTCAAAAACTCCCTGAAAAATGTAAAAATTATATTTCCGCTCTGGAAAAATGGATCGGAGTAAAAATCAATTTGGTTTCAACCGGTCCCGATAGAAAGGATACGATTCAGGGGGATTCTTTTTAA
- the ompL47 gene encoding multi-beta-barrel domain surface protein OmpL47, with the protein MKGSSLVRLAIAFLMSVTIALVAQEDLDENPTPQAETQGQSESSTKTKTDQSSTTSAEEIKKADLYVNSKSSFEISAQDDSSTVDYIEYKIGEADYAKYTSPITILKEGVNRLTYRAVDKAGNKEPAKALVVVVDNTAPTVKIVPSEILYNLDGYNFGSKNVTYTISASDTLSGVKEIKYSINGGDMRPYDNQPIKLEKAGVNLIKYSAVDNSGNSSSEAILVVTLDDVKPEIEIQGNTPLVIIDGKTYSRKGNSFTIKAVDGQSGIKRILIKMDNAPDFVAYAEPITIDAQGEHTIEAKAIDNVGNESETKKVSFSVDVNPPTTQIRKIEVGSNGSKPTTTSAESTSATPTSTKPTQPATPPAKK; encoded by the coding sequence ATGAAGGGTTCTTCTCTCGTAAGACTCGCAATCGCTTTTTTAATGTCCGTTACCATAGCATTGGTGGCTCAAGAAGATTTGGATGAAAATCCCACTCCTCAAGCAGAAACACAAGGACAATCCGAAAGTTCTACAAAAACAAAAACCGATCAAAGCTCAACAACTTCGGCGGAGGAAATAAAGAAAGCCGATCTTTACGTGAACTCCAAAAGTTCTTTCGAAATTTCCGCACAAGACGATTCCAGCACCGTGGATTACATCGAATATAAAATCGGCGAAGCAGATTACGCTAAATATACTTCTCCTATTACGATCCTTAAGGAGGGCGTTAACCGCCTTACCTACAGAGCTGTGGATAAAGCGGGAAACAAAGAACCTGCGAAAGCACTCGTAGTCGTAGTAGATAATACGGCTCCAACTGTAAAAATCGTTCCGAGTGAAATTCTTTATAACCTAGATGGATACAACTTCGGATCCAAAAATGTAACCTATACCATCTCCGCATCGGATACTCTTTCCGGAGTGAAAGAAATAAAGTATTCCATCAATGGTGGAGACATGAGACCTTACGACAACCAACCGATTAAATTAGAGAAAGCGGGCGTGAATCTGATTAAATATTCGGCGGTGGACAATTCCGGAAATTCTTCTTCCGAAGCCATCCTTGTTGTAACCTTAGACGATGTAAAACCTGAAATTGAAATCCAAGGAAACACTCCTCTAGTAATCATTGATGGAAAAACGTATTCTAGAAAAGGAAATTCTTTTACGATTAAAGCCGTAGATGGACAATCTGGAATCAAAAGAATTTTGATTAAAATGGATAACGCCCCGGATTTCGTTGCATATGCCGAGCCGATCACGATTGATGCTCAAGGCGAGCATACGATTGAAGCGAAAGCAATCGACAACGTAGGAAACGAAAGTGAAACGAAAAAAGTCAGCTTCTCAGTGGACGTGAATCCACCTACGACACAAATCCGTAAAATAGAAGTTGGTTCTAACGGAAGCAAACCTACTACTACATCCGCTGAGTCTACATCGGCGACCCCTACTTCTACAAAGCCAACTCAACCTGCAACTCCTCCAGCCAAGAAATAA
- a CDS encoding IS5 family transposase (programmed frameshift) codes for MIPKEKPNLQGGRNRVPSRIVMAGIIYRMKTGCQWRAIPNEFGSGQTCHRRFQEWERAGVFKKIYKSILKYYDVKNQIAWDWASMDSAMVKAPKGGVKTGKNPTDRAKLGVKRHILTDGNGIPLAITLTGANVHDKHGVKDTLNSILIFSGKRRKKPKHLCLDKGYDFQDIEVLIKRRNIQSHIRKKGEKPLIGKYNGKSRWVVERTNSWHNRFRAILIRWERKSENYLASLYLASSIIAFNFFDR; via the exons TTGATTCCTAAAGAAAAGCCCAATCTTCAAGGAGGTCGCAATCGTGTTCCTTCAAGAATAGTAATGGCAGGTATCATCTATCGAATGAAAACAGGCTGTCAGTGGCGTGCAATTCCCAATGAATTTGGATCTGGTCAAACTTGTCACAGAAGATTTCAAGAATGGGAACGGGCAGGGGTATTCAAAAAGATCTATAAATCCATTTTAAAATATTATGATGTAAAGAATCAGATAGCATGGGACTGGGCTTCGATGGATTCGGCAATGGTTAAAGCTCCCAAAGGGGGAGTTA AAACCGGGAAAAATCCTACAGACCGTGCCAAATTAGGGGTTAAACGGCATATCCTTACGGATGGAAATGGAATTCCTTTGGCAATTACGTTGACTGGAGCTAACGTTCATGACAAACACGGTGTAAAAGATACGTTGAATTCAATCCTAATATTTTCCGGAAAAAGAAGAAAAAAGCCAAAACATCTTTGTTTAGATAAAGGTTATGACTTCCAAGATATAGAAGTTTTAATCAAAAGAAGAAACATTCAATCTCATATTCGGAAAAAAGGTGAAAAGCCTCTCATCGGTAAATACAATGGAAAATCTAGATGGGTCGTTGAAAGAACTAACAGTTGGCACAATCGATTCAGAGCTATCCTAATTCGTTGGGAAAGAAAATCT
- the dinB gene encoding DNA polymerase IV has product MEPRKIIHVDMDAFYASVEQRDFPEYKGKPLIVGGPPNSRSVVAAASYEARKFGVRSAMPCSKAAQLAPQAIFVSPRFEVYKEVSDRIREIFLEYTDRVEMLSLDEGYLDVTFNKKNIPFAVTIAKEIRAEIFKRTGLTASAGVGNSKFIAKLASEKNKPNGLVVVLPDDVITFIDPLPVSSFHGVGKVTAQKMKELGIHTGKDLRTKNIDELVQYFGKTGIYYYKISRGEDEREVESCRERKSLGAENTFDQDKIDQEDLLQQLREVAVEVERRLKKRNFAGKTLTLKIKFQDFSLKTRSKTLSEPIFSADELYSIAAELFDEFFETKNGKQVSIKAIRLLGINLSHPDSTDEEPTLFSNL; this is encoded by the coding sequence ATGGAGCCACGTAAAATCATTCATGTAGATATGGATGCATTCTATGCATCCGTCGAGCAAAGGGACTTTCCGGAATACAAGGGAAAACCATTAATTGTGGGTGGTCCTCCTAATAGCAGGTCTGTTGTTGCAGCCGCTTCTTACGAAGCCCGTAAATTCGGGGTTCGTTCCGCAATGCCTTGTTCTAAAGCGGCTCAACTTGCGCCTCAAGCGATTTTTGTATCTCCCCGTTTTGAAGTATATAAGGAAGTTTCCGATCGAATTCGTGAAATCTTTTTGGAATACACGGATCGTGTTGAAATGCTCTCCTTGGACGAAGGATACTTGGACGTCACATTCAATAAAAAGAATATTCCGTTTGCCGTAACGATTGCCAAAGAGATCCGCGCTGAAATTTTTAAACGTACAGGGCTGACCGCTTCCGCTGGCGTCGGTAACTCCAAATTTATCGCCAAACTCGCTTCTGAAAAAAACAAACCGAACGGACTCGTCGTAGTTCTACCCGACGATGTAATTACCTTTATCGACCCTCTGCCAGTAAGCAGTTTCCACGGTGTGGGCAAGGTCACAGCTCAGAAGATGAAGGAGCTTGGAATTCATACCGGAAAAGATCTTAGGACAAAAAACATAGACGAACTCGTTCAATATTTCGGAAAGACGGGGATCTACTATTATAAAATTTCCAGAGGAGAAGACGAGAGAGAAGTAGAATCCTGCCGGGAACGAAAGTCCTTGGGTGCAGAAAATACGTTTGATCAGGATAAAATAGATCAGGAAGACCTGCTGCAACAACTGAGAGAAGTTGCGGTCGAAGTGGAAAGAAGATTAAAAAAAAGAAATTTTGCCGGTAAAACGCTCACTCTCAAAATTAAATTTCAAGATTTCAGTCTAAAAACAAGATCAAAAACTCTATCGGAACCTATTTTTAGTGCGGATGAACTTTATTCCATAGCGGCGGAACTTTTTGATGAATTTTTTGAAACCAAAAATGGAAAACAAGTTTCGATTAAAGCAATTCGACTTTTAGGGATTAATCTTTCTCATCCAGATTCAACAGACGAAGAACCAACGTTATTTTCAAATTTATAA
- a CDS encoding flagellar filament outer layer protein FlaA produces MKKIFFSHIPSTEKRNRLFIVILFLFQLSFSLRAEERTSAEIWKQIIVEDFETKEWSSKNLKTRLSKEYSPDIRTSSLLLSPERNSSKSLLLEVPAEKNQSFEILWEQSWKTKGFVQEFQFHIYSSGSGASLYVLLRDSTLEVKKILITHLNFEGWKKIRLNVIRKIRQEDIVFSKQIPVEFLGLLYEAPFTMKRGSRDLFAIDDIVAIVRDKNRMFSGDKTLIR; encoded by the coding sequence ATGAAAAAAATATTCTTCTCTCACATCCCTTCTACCGAGAAACGAAACCGCCTTTTTATTGTAATACTATTTTTATTTCAATTGTCTTTCTCTCTGAGAGCGGAGGAAAGAACTTCGGCGGAAATTTGGAAACAAATCATCGTAGAGGATTTCGAAACAAAAGAATGGAGTTCTAAAAATCTCAAAACACGTTTATCCAAGGAGTATTCTCCAGATATAAGAACTTCTTCCCTTTTACTCAGTCCAGAAAGAAATTCTTCCAAAAGTCTTCTTTTGGAAGTCCCAGCGGAAAAAAACCAATCCTTCGAAATTCTCTGGGAACAATCCTGGAAAACGAAAGGTTTCGTCCAAGAATTTCAGTTTCACATCTATTCTTCGGGATCAGGCGCCTCCCTCTATGTTTTACTTCGAGATTCCACTTTAGAAGTTAAGAAAATTCTAATCACTCATCTCAACTTCGAAGGTTGGAAGAAAATCAGACTCAACGTAATCCGCAAAATCAGACAAGAAGACATCGTGTTTTCCAAACAGATTCCCGTCGAATTTTTAGGGCTCCTTTACGAAGCTCCTTTTACGATGAAGCGAGGTTCCAGAGATTTATTCGCGATAGATGATATCGTTGCAATCGTTAGGGATAAAAATCGAATGTTCTCGGGCGACAAAACCTTGATTCGATGA